From Desulfotignum phosphitoxidans DSM 13687:
GATTCAGGGCGTGTTCAACAGGCCATTGACGTGTTGAAAAAAGAGGGTCGGGTCTATGAAAAAGACGGGGCATTGTGGTTCAGGACCCAAGATTTCGGGGACGAGAAAGACCGGGTGGTGGTGAGAAGCAATGGATTGACCACCTATTTTGCTTCGGATATCGCGTATCACCAGGAAAAATATGAACGGGGATTTGACCGGGTGATCGATGTATGGGGGGCGGATCATCACGGATATATCAACCGTCTGGCAGCCGCTGTCATGGCTTTTGGAAAACAAAGAGACCGGTTCCAGGTGATTCTGGTGCAGCTGGTGAATCTGTTGCGGGGGGGGGAACCCGTTCAGATGTCCACCCGGGCCGGGGAGTTTGTCACGCTCAAAGACATTGTGGATGAAGTGGGAAAAGATGCGGCCCGGTTCATGTTTTTAAGCCGCAGCTATGATTCCGGCCTGGATTTTGATCTGGAAGTGGCCAAGCAGAAGAGCAGTGACAACCCGGTGTATTATGTCCAGTATGTCCATGCCCGGATTTCGGGTATTCTGGCCAAAGCAAAGGCCCTGCACCCGGAAATGGATGTGGATTTCAACCAGGGACAATATCTGTCAAAACTGGTGGCCCAAGAAGAGATCCAGTTGATCAAGACGTTGGCCGGGTTTCCCGAACAGGTGGAAAAAAGTGCGGCCACCTGCCATCCCCATGTGATTTTTACCTATCTGATGACCCTGGCAGCGGCTTTTCATGCGTATTATAACCGGCACAAAGTGATTACTGAAGATACGGAACTGACCCTGGCCCGGGTCAGCCTGGTTTTGGCTGTTAAAAAGGTGATTCGGAACGGGCTTTTCCTTTTAGGGGTGACTGCACCTGAAAGAATGTGAGCATGCCTTTTAAAGGCGTTTTAAAATATATCATCTATATTTTTATCGGCGGGTGGCTGTTTCTGCTCGGGGTGATGGCCGGCCGGGGGACATCTCCGGTGACATTTGAAACCCAAGGGTTTCAGGAACGCCTCCAGACCATTGTTGAACAATACAAAGATCCGGAAATGACAGGTGATCCGGATGAAAAAATTGCACTCCATTATTATGATGCCTTGAGTGATGACAAAGGATTCGAGGAGATGACAATTCCGGTCCCGGCGGCAGACCCGGCAGATACGTTTGATGACACCCCGTTGCCCAACCGGGATCTCAAGGAAATTGAAACGGGTGATACCAGGGATGCAAAACGGATGGATGACATCCCGGTCAAGACCAGCAAAAAGGCGGCCACGTTCAACAAAGCGATCGCTGAAAAAATGATGGACCCCCCTTTGCGGGATGAGAAAACCCCGGCATCGGGTGAGAAACCGGAAAAATCGAATTCTCAGGGCAGTTACACCATTCAGGTGGCGGCATTTAAATCGTTTCGGGACGCAGTGACCCAGATGACGACCCTGGAGAAAAAAGGATTCACCGCCACCCGGACAACCAAGGAAATGGACGGCATCACCTGGTATCGGATACGAATCGGAGAATTCGTTTCCCGGGATGCGGCCGTCCAATACCTGGAAAAATTGAACCAGGCCGGTATCAACGGCATGATCATTACAAAGGATTGACAATGAAAATTTCTGAACAGGAAGTGGAGAATATCGCCCATCTGGCCCGGCTCAAGATGGATGATGAACAAAGACAGGCACTTTGCGGACAGCTCAGTGATATTTTAGGCTATATGGACAAACTGGCCCATGTGGATGTCAACGGCGTTGCTCCGGCATCCGGGGCCGCATTTATGCACAATGTCCTCAGAGAAGATGTGCCGCAGACAAGCCCCGGGCCCCGGGTGACCCTGGCCAATGCCCCGGAAAAAGATCAAGACTATTATCTGGTCCCCCGGGTGGTGAAATAACCGGGAACAAACCGGCATTCATTTTTCAAGGAAATAAGGATATATGGATTTACATACATTGAGCCTGGCCCGGGCCGCCCGGATGCTGGATGAAAAAAAGATATCTTCCACCGAGCTGACCCGGGCGTACCTGGACCGCATTAAAACCCATGACAGTACACTGAACAGCTTTATCACCGCTGATGCAGATGCGGCCCTGGCCCAGGCAGCAGCAGCGGATGATCAGATTGCATCAAACAACCACACGCCGTTCACCGGCATTCCCATGGCCCTGAAGGATCTTTTGTGCACCCAGGGGATGCGAACCACCTGCGGGTCGAAAATTCTGGACAACTTTGTGCCCCGGTATGATGCCACGGTGGTGGAAAAGCTGCGGCAGTCCCATGGTGTTATTATCGGCAAAACCAATATGGATGAGTTTGCCATGGGATCTTCCACAGAAAATTCCGCCTATTTTCCCACCCGGAATCCCTGGCATGTGGATTATGTGCCCGGCGGTTCCAGCGGTGGTTCCGCGGCGGCTGTGGCGGCACAGTTCTGCAGTGCGGCCTTGGGATCGGATACGGGCGGTTCCATCCGGCAGCCGGCATCCCATTGCGGGGTGGTGGGGCTTAAACCCACCTATGGCCGGGTGTCCCGGTATGGCCTGGTCTCCTATGCCTCTTCCCTGGATCAGATCGGCCCTATCACCCGGACCGTGGAAGACGCGGCCCTTATGATGAACCTGATCGCCGGGCATGACCCGAAAGATTCCACATCCGCGCCGGAGCCGGTGCCGGATTTCACCAGTGGGCTGACCGCGTTTGATAAAAACGGGCTCAAAGGCATGACCGTGGGCATTCCAAAGGAATATCTGGACATGCCGGGAATCGATCCGGATGTGCGGGCCGTGTTTGACAACGTCAGAACGCTCATGGAATCCCTGGGAGCGACGATTCAGTCGGTATCTTTGCCCCATACCGATTATGTGGTGGCAGCCTACTATATCATTGCCCCGTGCGAGGCCAGCTCCAACCTGGCACGGTTTGACGGGGTGAAGTACGGTTTCAGAGCACGGGATACCGCCGATCTTCTGGATATGTACAAGCAGACCAAATCCACAGGGTTCGGCCCGGAAGTGCAGCGCCGGATCATCATCGGTACTTATGCCTTGTCAGCCGGATATTATGATGCGTATTACGGCAAAGCTTCCCAGGTGCGGGCCCTGATCATGGCGGATTTTGCAAAGGCGTTTGAGACCTGTGACATTCTTTTGTCTCCCGTGGCCCCGACCCCGGCATTCCGCATCAAAGAAAAGATCGATGATCCGTTGACCATGTATCTCACCGATATTTTTACCTTGTCCGCCAACATGGCCGCAGTACCCGGCATTTCCGTGCCTGCCGGTTTTTCAGCCGCCGGGCTGCCCATCGGCATTCAGATGATGGCCGGCCGGTTTGATGAACTGTCTTTGATCCGGGCCGGATATGGTGTGGAGAAATCAATGAACCTGGAACCCCGGTTCCCGGATATCCCGGACATGTAAATTGGGAGGAAATCATCATGAGTAATGTCCAGCCCCAGGGGGATGCATTGAAAAAAGCCATTGAATGGGTAAGTGAACAACGCAGAAAATCCCCGGATACTTCAGTGACCCGACTGGCCAATGAGGCGTCCTTGCAGTTTGATTTAAGCCCGAAAGATTCGGAGTTTCTGCTCCGGTTTGTGAAACAGGAGACCTGAATGATCCGGATTCTGCCGGATATCCTGTCCAATCAGATTGCCGCCGGAGAGGTGGTGCAGCGCCCGGCATCCGTGGTCAAGGAACTGGTGGAAAACAGCATCGATGCCCGAGCCACCCGCGTCACGGTGGAGATGGACAAAGGCGGCAAATCATTGATCCGGGTCTCCGATGACGGCACGGGACTGTCCCGGGACCAGGCATTGCTGGCCATTGAGCGGTATGCCACCAGCAAGATCCACACAAAAGAGGACCTGTTTGCCATTGCCAGTTTCGGTTTTCGCGGTGAAGCCCTGCCGTCCATGGCTTCGGTGTCTAAGTTCTGCCTGGTGACAAGACCCCAGGATGCGGATACGGCCACAAAGGTGGAAATGGCCGGGGGCAAGTTGTTGCAGGTGTCGGACACGGGGGCTCCGGCCGGCACCCTGGTGGAGGTCAGGCACCTGTTTTTCAATACCCCGGCCCGGCGCAAATTTTTAAAAACCGACACCACTGAAGGTGCCCATATTACCGATACCTTGTCCGGCCTGGCCTTGGGCAATCCATCCGTGGGATTCCGGCTGTTTTCCAAAAACCGGCTGGTCAAACATTTTCCCCCGGACCAGGACCTGGTGCACCGGGCCATGCTGGTGCTGGGTCAGGATGCGGCGGATCACCTGTACGAGATGGACTATTCGGCCGGGGATGTCCGGGTGACCGGGGTATGTGCCAACCCGGCCGTGTCAAGGGCGACAGCCGGCCGTATCTATCTGTTTGTCAATCAGCGCCTGGTCCGTGACAAAGGCGTGGTGGCAGCCCTGTTCCGGGGATATGCCGGCCGGATCATGAAAGGGCGGTATCCGATGGCCGTGGTGTGCTGTGAGCTGCCCTGCGACCAGGTGGATGTGAATGTGCACCCATCCAAACGGGAAATCAAGTTCCTGGATGCCCGGCCCGTGTATCAGGCTGTGACCGCGGCTGTGAACACGGCATTGCTGGCGGCCCAGCAGCAGGTATCCACATATACCGGATCCAGATCAGGCCCTGATCCCCGGCCGGCTGACCTCATAAACGCTCCCCGGTTTGCGCAGACACCCATTTCCTGGGCACCCGATCCAGTGCCTGCCGATCCCTTGATTGTCCGAGAATCCAAAGGGTTCCGGAATGACAATCGCTTTGATCCAATGCCGGAATCAGACGGCCTTCACCATGAGGTCCGGCAGACCTTTGACCGGTTCGCAACTCCTGAAAACAAATCAGACCCCCCCCTGACGGCCAAAACCCCGGATCGATCCCCTGTCCCCCGGGTGGTGGGACAGGTCATGGGAACCTATATTGTGGCGGAACAGGAAAACGCTTTGATGCTGGTGGATCAGCATGCCGCCCATGAACGGGTGGTGTATGAGGCATTGAAGCACCGGCAGGATCATCTGCCGGCAGACAGTCAATACCTGCTGGTGCCTGAAACCCTGGAACTGAGCGCCAAAGAAGCGGATCTCCTTTCCGGCATTCTGCCGGACCTGGCGGCGATGGGGCTGGTCATCGAACCCTTCGGGGGCACCACCTTCGTGATCAAGGCTGTGCCCGGACTGGTGGATCAGACATCTGTCAAAACCCTGGTGACAGGGATGGTGGACACATTGATGGAGACCGGTGACATTGCAGTCAGGGAGCAATGGCGGGAAACCTGCCTGATGTCCATGGCCTGTCATCATGCCATCCGGGCCCACCGGACCCTGTCCCTGACGGAAATGCAAACACTGATCAAAGATCTGCTGGCCTGTGACAATGCGTTTCACTGCCCCCACGGCCGGCCCACCATTGTCACCTTTGATAAAGTGCAGATGGAAAAGCTGTTCAAAAGGGTTGTTTGAAAGATACAGTTGATATATATTGGCCCTGCGCCATTCAAACCAAAATACAAGGAGTCGTGCTTTGAGATCCAGATTATTTGCCGCATTCACCGGATGCCTGGTCGGTTGTTTCATGTTGGCAGCCATGGTTCCGGCCGTGTCTGCGGCCCCTAAAACCGTGGCTGTGCTTCCCTTTACCATGAATTCCCCCCAGGACCTGACCTTTTTGCGGAACGGCCTGTTTTCCATGCTGTCCTCCCGCCTGTCAGATCCGGGCAAGGTCGACGTCCTGGACCGGGCCGCTGTGGATGATGCGTTGACCGGCCGTCCGGGAGATCTGACCCAGGATGCGGCCCGAAACATCGGTGAACGCCTGGGCGCAGACTATGTTTTGTTCGGCAGTCTGACCCATTTCGGGGAAAGCGTGAGCCTGGATGCCGCCATGGTGGATATCACGGGTGACAAACCGGCCCTGACTTTTTTTGAGCAGAGCAACAACATGGGGGATGTGATTCCCCTGGTGAACACCTTTGCCGGAGATATCAATCAAAAAGTATTCAACCGGTCCATTGCCAATGAACTGTACGCCCAGCCCGTCCAGGAAGGACCCCGGGCACCGGGTGGGTTCCAGTCAACCGGGGGGCAGGGGGGATTCGTCAACCTGCAGCAAACCGGTGGCGGCGGCGGATTTGCCACCCATCTGTCACTGGATATGGTGATCAATGCCATGGCCGTCGGTGATCTCACCGATGACGGCACGCTTCAGGTGGTGGCGGCCACCGATAATACCCTGATGATCCATCAGATGTCCGACAATCATCTGGTATTGGAAAAACAGCTGGAATTCAGCAGCAATCACCGGATTGTGGCCCTGGATATCGCAGACATCAACGGCAATGGATATCCTGAAATTTTTGTCACCAGTTTTACCATCCATCTGGACGGACTCCAGTCCTTTGTGGTGGAATACAATGGGTCTGACTATGTGACGATTACAGACAATCAGCACTATTATTACCGGGTGATTGACGCGCCGGACGGATCCCAGACCCTGATGGGCCAGCGAAGCAGTAAAGATCCTTTTGACGGGCCTGTTTACATCATGCAGGCGGAAGGCAGCAGCTATACCCGGCAAAAACAGGTCCGGCTGCCCCGGAACACGTCCGTACTGTCTCTGGCCAAAGGGCCGGTGACCAAAGAATCTGCGGAA
This genomic window contains:
- the argS gene encoding arginine--tRNA ligase → MKHIIKNMVTAAARKAVDAGMLVSGHVPEMEIEAPKHDSQGDLSTNFAMVSASIQKMAPRKIAEAVIAHMEPEDRIDKIEVAGPGFINFFLRPSAWHPVVDQVLAADDRYGASDFGQKERVQVEFVSANPTGPLHVGHGRGAAVGDAVGNILRFAGFSVSKEYYINDSGRQIRTLGTSVWFRLRELAGHTVDFPEDCYKGDYIKDLAREVLDREGPDFINRDEDKAIDVCARYAAGRILEQIRYDLADFGVTFDQWFSEQSLYDSGRVQQAIDVLKKEGRVYEKDGALWFRTQDFGDEKDRVVVRSNGLTTYFASDIAYHQEKYERGFDRVIDVWGADHHGYINRLAAAVMAFGKQRDRFQVILVQLVNLLRGGEPVQMSTRAGEFVTLKDIVDEVGKDAARFMFLSRSYDSGLDFDLEVAKQKSSDNPVYYVQYVHARISGILAKAKALHPEMDVDFNQGQYLSKLVAQEEIQLIKTLAGFPEQVEKSAATCHPHVIFTYLMTLAAAFHAYYNRHKVITEDTELTLARVSLVLAVKKVIRNGLFLLGVTAPERM
- a CDS encoding SPOR domain-containing protein, whose protein sequence is MPFKGVLKYIIYIFIGGWLFLLGVMAGRGTSPVTFETQGFQERLQTIVEQYKDPEMTGDPDEKIALHYYDALSDDKGFEEMTIPVPAADPADTFDDTPLPNRDLKEIETGDTRDAKRMDDIPVKTSKKAATFNKAIAEKMMDPPLRDEKTPASGEKPEKSNSQGSYTIQVAAFKSFRDAVTQMTTLEKKGFTATRTTKEMDGITWYRIRIGEFVSRDAAVQYLEKLNQAGINGMIITKD
- the gatC gene encoding Asp-tRNA(Asn)/Glu-tRNA(Gln) amidotransferase subunit GatC, whose protein sequence is MKISEQEVENIAHLARLKMDDEQRQALCGQLSDILGYMDKLAHVDVNGVAPASGAAFMHNVLREDVPQTSPGPRVTLANAPEKDQDYYLVPRVVK
- the gatA gene encoding Asp-tRNA(Asn)/Glu-tRNA(Gln) amidotransferase subunit GatA, producing MDLHTLSLARAARMLDEKKISSTELTRAYLDRIKTHDSTLNSFITADADAALAQAAAADDQIASNNHTPFTGIPMALKDLLCTQGMRTTCGSKILDNFVPRYDATVVEKLRQSHGVIIGKTNMDEFAMGSSTENSAYFPTRNPWHVDYVPGGSSGGSAAAVAAQFCSAALGSDTGGSIRQPASHCGVVGLKPTYGRVSRYGLVSYASSLDQIGPITRTVEDAALMMNLIAGHDPKDSTSAPEPVPDFTSGLTAFDKNGLKGMTVGIPKEYLDMPGIDPDVRAVFDNVRTLMESLGATIQSVSLPHTDYVVAAYYIIAPCEASSNLARFDGVKYGFRARDTADLLDMYKQTKSTGFGPEVQRRIIIGTYALSAGYYDAYYGKASQVRALIMADFAKAFETCDILLSPVAPTPAFRIKEKIDDPLTMYLTDIFTLSANMAAVPGISVPAGFSAAGLPIGIQMMAGRFDELSLIRAGYGVEKSMNLEPRFPDIPDM
- the mutL gene encoding DNA mismatch repair endonuclease MutL, with protein sequence MIRILPDILSNQIAAGEVVQRPASVVKELVENSIDARATRVTVEMDKGGKSLIRVSDDGTGLSRDQALLAIERYATSKIHTKEDLFAIASFGFRGEALPSMASVSKFCLVTRPQDADTATKVEMAGGKLLQVSDTGAPAGTLVEVRHLFFNTPARRKFLKTDTTEGAHITDTLSGLALGNPSVGFRLFSKNRLVKHFPPDQDLVHRAMLVLGQDAADHLYEMDYSAGDVRVTGVCANPAVSRATAGRIYLFVNQRLVRDKGVVAALFRGYAGRIMKGRYPMAVVCCELPCDQVDVNVHPSKREIKFLDARPVYQAVTAAVNTALLAAQQQVSTYTGSRSGPDPRPADLINAPRFAQTPISWAPDPVPADPLIVRESKGFRNDNRFDPMPESDGLHHEVRQTFDRFATPENKSDPPLTAKTPDRSPVPRVVGQVMGTYIVAEQENALMLVDQHAAHERVVYEALKHRQDHLPADSQYLLVPETLELSAKEADLLSGILPDLAAMGLVIEPFGGTTFVIKAVPGLVDQTSVKTLVTGMVDTLMETGDIAVREQWRETCLMSMACHHAIRAHRTLSLTEMQTLIKDLLACDNAFHCPHGRPTIVTFDKVQMEKLFKRVV
- a CDS encoding FG-GAP-like repeat-containing protein → MRSRLFAAFTGCLVGCFMLAAMVPAVSAAPKTVAVLPFTMNSPQDLTFLRNGLFSMLSSRLSDPGKVDVLDRAAVDDALTGRPGDLTQDAARNIGERLGADYVLFGSLTHFGESVSLDAAMVDITGDKPALTFFEQSNNMGDVIPLVNTFAGDINQKVFNRSIANELYAQPVQEGPRAPGGFQSTGGQGGFVNLQQTGGGGGFATHLSLDMVINAMAVGDLTDDGTLQVVAATDNTLMIHQMSDNHLVLEKQLEFSSNHRIVALDIADINGNGYPEIFVTSFTIHLDGLQSFVVEYNGSDYVTITDNQHYYYRVIDAPDGSQTLMGQRSSKDPFDGPVYIMQAEGSSYTRQKQVRLPRNTSVLSLAKGPVTKESAEEYVMINRFGRLVVTDDGGSEQWESTEKYGGTAHVWLMPKNDPDGSYRERVYIHPRIQFVDMTGEDKPEIVAVQNNEFGGGALGRYKRFENGTIQVLSWNGIALAPMFETLALQGWISDFAVADIDADGKDELIVSVVTQTKLAILAKDKSSSIISYELD